One Ricinus communis isolate WT05 ecotype wild-type chromosome 1, ASM1957865v1, whole genome shotgun sequence DNA window includes the following coding sequences:
- the LOC8264731 gene encoding protein KTI12 homolog produces MALVVICGQPCSGKSLAAVCLAKALKESDSKLTTRIIDEASFHLDRNQSYANMPAEKNLRGVLRSEVDRSVSRDSIIIVDSLNSIKGYRYELWCLARAAGIRYCVLFCDVQETQCRKWNEQRREKEEGAYDDAIFEDLVRRFERPDKRNRWDSPLFELRPSEDGIEKCSAAILDAVSYLTKTVDSKTRDVRILQPTIATQNTRFSEANSLYELDRATQEVINVIVEAQSQAVGGPLNVISLGQDLPTLSTSRSVGLPELRRLRRTFIKLTGQTSLSGRPPPSDADSAKRMFVDYLNRELGTA; encoded by the coding sequence ATGGCTTTGGTTGTAATCTGTGGCCAACCCTGCAGTGGGAAGTCTTTGGCTGCAGTTTGCTTAGCCAAAGCACTCAAAGAATCAGACTCTAAATTAACCACTAGGATCATTGATGAAGCTTCATTCCATCTTGATCGTAACCAAAGTTATGCCAATATGCCTGCCGAGAAAAACTTAAGAGGAGTACTGAGATCTGAAGTTGATAGATCTGTATCGAGAGACAGTATAATCATAGTTGATTCTTTGAATAGCATCAAGGGGTATAGGTATGAGCTTTGGTGTTTGGCTCGTGCTGCAGGAATAAGATATTGTGTGCTATTCTGTGATGTGCAAGAAACTCAATGTCGAAAATGGAATGAACAGCGCAGAGAGAAGGAAGAGGGCGCATATGACGATGCTATATTCGAAGACTTGGTGAGAAGGTTTGAGAGGCCGGATAAAAGAAATCGATGGGATTCCCCATTGTTTGAATTACGGCCTTCTGAAGATGGAATTGAGAAATGTTCTGCTGCGATTTTAGATGCTGTTTCATACCTGACAAAAACAGTAGACTCCAAAACTCGGGACGTCAGGATTTTACAGCCAACCATTGCTACACAAAATACACGTTTTTCAGAGGCAAATTCTCTGTATGAGTTGGACAGGGCAACCCAAGAGGTGATCAATGTCATTGTGGAAGCACAGTCCCAGGCAGTTGGAGGCCCACTAAATGTTATTTCTCTTGGTCAGGATTTACCGACTCTCAGCACTTCAAGATCAGTTGGGTTGCCAGAGCTCCGAAGACTCCGGCGAACTTTCATTAAGTTGACAGGCCAAACAAGCTTAAGTGGACGACCCCCACCTTCAGATGCAGACAGTGCAAAGAGGATGTTTGT